In a genomic window of Penaeus vannamei isolate JL-2024 chromosome 10, ASM4276789v1, whole genome shotgun sequence:
- the LOC113822888 gene encoding uncharacterized protein gives MEAGGGAGGRVSPLLFGGGLQEPEEEPEETLVLYCGSEEEEEAAGVQRKARVAASLGLDQDFSERDSYGQDPLWLVSNTLQLNIQSEDDVGETVILADSEVVSEGGMLESDALLLLNDSVNFLPISEGLPSSDKLLESINERQPSKMATPVKKYSVKPPSRASHTDYSSRERSKTNFPSRSSPKMYSKGTQGEQAPIVSAVSMTSPTSGAMKEKTLVLGKENATLIKNHQGIGTVVPGATSRTVPKVDSTIILQQEEGVRRDPAMKFKLVDSSKSSVDEDDQYEEPFVGPSLRWPSQPRSYRGAKQRDGGVIRKNVRKIIPGVDTDGETSGMGSSVDEPIESSTESASEAPVVTPSFLQPRPSSSSSRGPSTSPVAVKKRRGGWPKGRKRKPEIPGVKPPKAPLTAYVLFLNERRKYYKETRPELSFGAVTKLLGAEWSSLTPEQKAAFVTRSEQDKRRYRNELQAYRQSHDYQLLLRKKRIKNVIKRGGTTTEESSDFTDEIDDDDSEELYCRICDQLFTSLHNKREHLYGKQHLQAITGEYQRERLAEEERQMAATGVSQGRTGDCLNCGSLITTHGASSRAGLRQLPPGVCPTCSFSGPTTNLAGTKTSPRPHMEEEEHDGDEEDEEEEEEEEEEEEEADADEEGEVTEEEGNASRMCSMADALEGVMAKMLEREQEIKALKQSSEDARAQNLQLATALLQLREQEQQLDQDQEGLQEENNKLKAEADALWMLPALFGVTPLDMVNITLRQDQEEEEEEGGLHLLDNT, from the exons atggaggctggaggaggagctggaggacgaGTGTCGCCGCTCCTGTTTGGAGGAGGACTTCAGGAGCCTGAGGAGGAGCCGGAGGAGACACTCGTGCTCTACTgcgggagtgaggaagaagaggaagcagcagGGGTCCAGAGGAAGGCACGGGTGGCCGCCTCCCTGGGGCTAGACCAGGATTTCAGCGAGAGAGACAG ttatgGTCAAGATCCACTGTGGCTGGTCAGCAACACCCTCCAGTTGAATATTCAGTCGGAGGATGACGTTGGTGAGACCGTGATTTTAGCCGATTCTGAGGTTGTCAGTGAAGGAGGGATGCTGGAGAGTGATGCCTTGCTTCTGCTGAATGACTCTGTCAACTTTCTGCCAATTTCGGAGGGCCTTCCTTCTTCAGATAAGTTGCTG GAAAGCATTAATGAGAGGCAGCCAAGCAAGATGGCAACCCCAGTGAAGAAATACTCAGTGAAGCCCCCCAGCAGGGCCAGCCACACCGACTACAGCTCGAGGGAAAGGAGTAAGACCAACTTCCCCTCGAGAAGCTCCCCAAAGATGTACTCTAAGGGCACGCAGGGGGAACAGGCACCCATTGTCAGTGCGGTATCAATGACCAGTCCCACGTCAGGAGCCATGAAAGAAAAGACATTGGTTTTGGGGAAAGAGAATGCGACTCTAATCAAGAACCATCAGGGGATTGGCACAGTTGTACCCGGTGCCACCTCCAGAACTGTGCCAAAGGTCGACAGCACCATTATACTACAGCAGGAGGAGGGAGTCCGCCGAGACCCAGCCATGAAATTCAAGCTTGTTGATAGCTCCAAGTCCTCAGTGGATGAAGATGACCAGTACGAAGAGCCATTTGTAGGGCCCTCTCTCCGGTGGCCCTCCCAGCCCAGGAGCTATCGGGGGGCCAAACAGAGGGACGGGGGTGTCATAAGGAAGAATGTCAGAAAG ATAATCCCAGGAGTGGACACGGATGGGGAAACAAGTGGCATGGGCTCCTCAGTTGACGAGCCTATTGAATCATCAACTGAGTCTGCCTCAGAAGCTCCTGTTGTGACCCCATCTTTCCTGCAGCCccgaccttcctcttcttcctccagggGACCGTCAACCTCACCAGTAGCCGTGAAG aaaaggagaggaggatggccCAAGGGTCGCAAGCGGAAACCAGAAATTCCCGGCGTCAAGCCTCCCAAGGCACCTCTGACAGCGTATGTTCTGTTCCTTAATGAGCGTCGTAAATATTACAAGGAGACACGACCAGAGCTTAGCTTTGGGGCT GTCACAAAGCTTCTAGGAGCCGAGTGGTCATCTCTCACCCCTGAACAGAAGGCTGCCTTTGTGACTCGTTCTGAGCAGGACAAGCGACGCTACCGCAACGAGCTGCAGGCCTATCGGCAATCTCATGATTACCAGTTGCTTTTGcggaaaaagaggataaaga atGTTATCAAGCGAGGAGGGACAACAACAGAGGAATCATCCGACTTTACAGATGAAATTGAT GATGACGATAGTGAAGAGCTTTATTGTAGAATCTGTGACCAGCTGTTTACATCTCTGCATAACAAGCGAGAACATCTCTATGGGAAGCAGCACCTGCAG GCCATTACAGGTGAATACCAACGTGAAAGGCTTGCAGAAGAGGAACGTCAGATGGCAGCAACTGGAGTGTCCCAGGGAAGGACGGGAGACTGCCTCAACTGTGGCTCACTCATTACAACTCATGGGGCAAGTTCTCGAGCAG GCCTGAGACAACTTCCGCCAGGCGTGTGTCCCACCTGCAGTTTCTCCGGCCCAACAACAAATCTCGCTGGCACCAAGACCTCTCCTAGGCCccacatggaggaggaggagcatgacggagatgaagaggatgaggaagaggaggaagaagaggaagaggaggaggaagaggctgatgcagatgaagaaggagaggtaacagaggaagaagggaatgccAGCAGGATGTGCAGCATGGCAGACGCCCTGGAGGGTGTGATGGCCAAGATGCTGG AACGAGAACAAGAGATCAAGGCGCTGAAGCAGAGCAGTGAAGATGCCCGTGCGCAGAATCTTCAGTTGGCCACAGCACTCCTACAGTTGCGTGAACAGGAGCAGCAGCTGGACCAGGACCAGGAGGGTCTGCAGGAGGAGAATAACAAGCTGAAGGCTGAAGCTGATGCACTCTGGATGCTGCCAGCACTGTTTGGGGTGACGCCGCTTGACATGGTGAACATAACACTGCGTCAAgaccaagaagaggaggaagaggagggcggccTGCACCTGCTGGACAATACCTAG
- the LOC113822896 gene encoding mucin-2-like, whose translation MNYIRRQANRARHNPSPTTDTMAARVTPWICLAFAGLVLAGVVEGARLRAGTCEYNGKTYWGGETIESLPDQCTELKCKWSADGNPKVQLVPIDGCSCTAVRALPSQPEDDLQLPLHAHTRQTKSQCLFNGQLKWGGAVLDRIDENCVKLVCKSVDGAQNYPELQITSGCTCTQLTSTTTSTTTPTTTISTTTSTTTPTTTTSTTTTPTTTSSTTTSTTTTPTTTTPTTTTSPTTSTSTTTSTTTTPTTTTSTTTSTTAPTTTTSPTTSTTTTPITTTSTTTTSTTTTSTTTPTTTTPTTTTPTTTTPTTTTPTTTTSTTTTPTTTTPTTTTSTTTTTTSTTTPTTSSTTPTTPLTTKMATPPTTTSTTTTPPTTTTPSTTTTTPSTTTSTTVTTTPSTTVTTTTTTTPTTTTSTTTAPTTTSTTTAPTTTSTTTAPTTTSTTTAPTTTSTTTAATTTSTTAAPTTTSTTTAPTTTSTTTAPTTTSTTTAPTTTSTTTAPTTTSTTTVPTTTSTTTVPTTTSSTTAPTTTSSTTAPTTTSTTTAPTTTSTTTAPTTTSTTTAPTTTTTTTAAPTTTTSEAATVKACQEETTTETPTTTVSVIDTTEACVGTV comes from the exons ATGAACTATATAAGGCGGCAGGCGAACCGAGCCAGGCACAACCCATCGCCAACCACTGACACCATGGCTGCTCGTGTTACTCCCTGGATCTGCCTTGCATTCGCCGGCCTCGTGCTTGCAG GAGTGGTGGAGGGCGCTCGCCTCCGCGCTGGGACATGCGAGTACAACGGCAAAACATACTGGGGAGGCGAG ACCATCGAGTCTCTGCCGGACCAATGCACTGAGCTCAAGTGCAAGTGGTCCGCCGACGGGAACCCGAAGGTGCAGCTGGTGCCCATCGACGGCTGCAGCTGCACCGCCGTCAGGGCTCTCCCGAGCCAGCCCGAGGACGACCTCCAGCtgcccctccacgcccacacacgccagaCCAAGAGCCAGTGTCTGTTCAACGGCCAGCTTAAGTGGGGCGGCGCCGTCCTCGACCGCATCGACGAGAACTGCGTCAAGCTCGTCTGCAAGAGCGTGGACGGCGCGCAGAATTATCCGGAGTTGCAGATAACATCGGGTTGCACTTGCACGCAGCTGA CTTCCACGACTACTTCAACCACTACTCCAACTACAACCATTTCAACAACCACGTCTACAACTACGCCAACTACAACCACGTCTACTACAACTACACCAACTACAACCAGTTCCACAACCACGTCTACTACAACTACTCCAACTACAACTACACCAACTACAACCACTTCTCCAACCACGTCTACATCTACAaccacttctactacaactacaccAACTACAACCACTTCCACAACCACGTCTACAACTGCACCAACTACAACCACTTCCCCAACCACGTCTACTACAACTACCCCAATCACAACCACGTCCACTACAACTACGTCAACTACAACCACGTCTACAACTACGCCAACTACAACTACGCCCACTACAACTACGCCAACTACAACCACGCCCACTACAACTACGCCAACTACAACCACGTCCACTACAACCACGCCCACTACAACTACGCCAACTACAACCACGtccactacaactacaaccacgtCAACTACCACTCCCACTACATCTAGTACAACACCTACAACACCACTAACAACAAAAATGGCCACACCCCCGACAACCACATCAACTACAACTACACCCCCAACCACAACCACCCCATCAACTACTACAACCACACCATCTACAACTACGTCCACTACAGTCACAACCACTCCATCAACTACAGttacaaccacaactacaactacgCCCACTACAACCACATCGACTACAACAGCCCCTACAACCACATCAACTACAACAGCCCCTACAACCACATCAACTACAACAGCCCCTACAACCACATCAACTACAACAGCCCCTACAACCACATCAACTACAACAGCCGCTACAACCACATCAACTACAGCAGCCCCTACAACCACATCAACTACAACAGCCCCTACAACCACATCAACTACAACAGCCCCTACAACCACATCAACTACAACAGCCCCTACAACCACATCAACTACAACAGCCCCTACAACCACATCAACTACAACAGTTCCTACTACCACATCAACTACAACAGTTCCTACAACCACATCATCTACAACAGCTCCTACAACCACATCATCTACAACAGCCCCTACAACCACATCAACTACAACAGCTCCTACAACCACATCAACTACAACAGCTCCTACAACCACATCAACTACAACAGCccctacaactacaaccacaactacaGCAGCCCCTACAACTACAACCTCAGAAGCTGCCACCGTCAAGGCCTGTCAGGAAGAGACGACAACAGAAACCCCTACAACCACAGTATCAGTTATCGACACTACTGAAGCTTGTGTCGGCACCGTGTGA